A stretch of DNA from Pseudomonadota bacterium:
CGATGTTCTTAAAAAACTGGAAGCATTGCAAACCAGAGCGGAACAAAATGCATTGGTAAAAAAAACCTATTCCATTGTAGATATACTAAAAGACATCAATCAAAGTTTTCATGGTGATGACCCGGCTTATTACAAACTTCCCGAGAGCCGAGAACTAACGGCCCAATATCTTTTAATGTATGAAATGTCCGGAGGAAAAGAACTTGAAGACTATGTAACGTCAGATTACTCTAAAACAGCTCTTGAATTAAGAGTAGCTTTGTCTGATTCCTTCATAGTTGCAGACTTGTTACATGATATGCAAGACTTTATGGACAAAAACCAAATTACTGAGGCTGATGTTAAACTTACAGGCATTGGATTGCTATGGGTAAAAATAGCCGATTATATAGCCGGCAGCCAGATTAAAGGTTATATCTTGGCTTTTTGCATAATCACCTGCATCTTATGTATATCTTTTCGTTCAGTTAAGATAGGTATGTTGTGTATGATACCCAACCTTGCTCCTGTTATTTTTGTTCTGGCACTGATGGGCTGGAAAGGAATACATCTTGATTATTTTCGTATAATGCTTGCAACAATTGCCATAGGTATTGCCGTTGATGACACCGTTCATCTTATGACAAGGCTTCGCAGGGAGTTTTTTATTTGCGGTGATTACAGACAAGCTTTGAAAAACGGCCTGTATAGCGTAGGTCAGGCAATGACAATTACTTCTGTTGTGCTGGTAAGTGCTTTTATGGTATTTTTATATTCAGAAATGTTTACACTGGCAAGTTTCGGGGTTTTGCTGGCAATTATAATTTTTTCCGCTTTGATTGCCGATTTATTTTTAATGCCGGCAATATTTCTGGTTTTTAAACCATTCGGCAAAGAATTTAATGTCGAAGGAAATGAAGCATCTGTGGCGGCATATTAAATGCCGCCCTACGAAATTAGATTGTAGGGCAGGGTTTTATACCCTGCCACCCTTTTATTGCAGAGTCAGATGGAAATGAAAAGCAAGTCCTTAAGGAGATTGTTTATGAATATACCCAAATCATTATTTATCTTTTTAATTCTATTTACTTTCACAACGGCGCAGGCAACTGATTTTGATAGTTTTAGCCCGGAAGAAAAGGGCCTTGCTATTGCCAAAGAGGCAAAACAACGTGATGAAGGATTTGATAACAGCGAAGAAATCCTTACAATGATCCTAAAAGACAGAAGAGGTACTGAGCGTGTACGTCAAATGCGCATACTTACACTGGAACGAAAGGACGACGGTGACTGGACATTGAGTATATTCGATGAACCGGCAGATGTAAAAGGAACGGCCATGTTGACATACAGTCACGGTATTGAATCGGATGATCAGTGGCTGTATCTTCCTGCACTAAAAAGAGTAAAAAGAATTTCTTCAAAAAACAGATCAGGACGGTTTATGGGCAGTGAATTTGCTTTTGAAGATTTTAGCTCATTTGAACTTGAAAAATTCAGATATAAATTTCTTAATAAAGAAGCATGTGATGGTGAGCAATGTTTTGTGTCAGAATGGATTCCGGCCTATGAACACTCCGGATATTCAAAACAAATCGTATGGCATGACACTAACGAATACCGGATTCACAAAATTGATTATTACGACCGCAGAAACAAGCTGCTAAAAACCCTCAAATTGACGAAATATAAACAGTATTTGGATAAATACTGGCGCTCCATGCGTATGGATATGTTAAACCATCAGACGGAAGAAAGTACTATATTAAAGTTTAGCGATTACCGCTTCAAGATAGGTTTAACTAAACGGGATTTTGACAAAAATGCACTAAAACGCGCTAAATAAAAATGTATCTTATCAGAAGTATAAGTTTTAAAATTTTTATAAGCCTGCTTGTCGTGTGGCCGGCAAATGCTTTTGCTGAAATTGAGATGTCGGGCAATCTTGCATCCGAATTTCGCTATTTTTATAAGTCACCGGCACGCAAATATCAGGAGTCCGAGAACCTGTCCATAGCTGCTGAACCCGAACTGTATTATCGTTTGCCTGATTCAAGAGACAGTTTTACATTTACCCCGTTTTTTCGCCTGGACGAAAACGATTCCGAAAGATCCCATTTAGATATTCGCGAATTATACTATCATAAGGTAATGCCTCAGTGGGAGTTAAAAATCGGTATAAATACGGTTTTCTGGGGTGTTACCGAGACCGTACATCTTGTAAACATAATAAACCAGATAGATATGGTGGAAAATCCCGATGGCGAAGATCTTCTTGGTCAGCCTATGGTCAATCTTTCCATTATTGAAAACTGGGGTACTTTAAATCTGTTCGTATTGCCGGGTTTTCGCGAAAGAACATTTCCGGGGCGTGATGGAAGACCAGGCACAAAAATCCTTATAAACAATGATAAGGCTATCTATGAATCGGGTGCTAAGGAGAATCATGTAGATTTTGCTCTTCGATGGGCGCACTCTTTTGATATATGGGATATAGGCGTTTCGCATTTTTCAGGCACAAGCCGTGAACCCAGATTTGATCCATCGGTTTTTTCTGTGAACAGTCATGGAGAAGCTGAACTTATACCGATTTATGAGATCATAGATCAGACCGGCATCGATATGCAATCAACCTTTGAGGCTTGGCTTTTAAAATTAGAAGCTATTGTAAGGTCCGGGCAGGGAGAACGCTTCTTCGCTTTTGCTACAGGCTTTGAATATACTTTTTTTGATGTTGCAGCTTCAGGTGTTGATTTTGGCGTTATAAGCGAATATCTTTACAATGAGAGAAAAACGGAAGCTATGGATAATGACCTTGCTCTTGGGATGCGCATATCTTTTAATGATATTCAATCTACAGAAATACTTGCTGCGCTGGTTCACGATCTTGAAAACAGGTCGCAATATTTTTATCTTGAAGCACAAAGACGTATAGGCAATTCATTCAAGCTATCCATTGAGATGCGTGGTGTAAGCAATGTTAGAAATAATGACCCTCTAAGTTCCATTGAGGCGGATGAGTTTGTGCAGGTTGAACTTGGATACTATTTTTGATCTTGAATCCTGGACCCCTTTCTCCCAACTAATTTGGGGGATAAATTTAATTTATAACAAAATACTAACGGTTATATACTCACAATAGGGAGAAAGACATGTCAAAAACAATCATGGTAATAGGAGCAGGCCCTGGCGTAGGTTTACATGTTGCAAACCGTTTTGGTAAAGAAGGATTCAGAGCGGCATTAATTTCCCGCACAAAGGCTAATCTTGATGCCTGTGTGGCTAAGCTAAAAGAAAATGGAGTTGAAGCCGAAGGTTTTCAGGCCGACGCTGGAAATCTAAAAGGGTTAGCATCAGCCATTGAAAAGGCTCAAAAGAACTTCGGATCAATCGATGTTCTTGAATACAGTCCTGCAACTGATCCTCAATTATTGGCAACACCTCTGAATATAACGGTTGAGAATGTGCGTCCGCACATGGAAGTTGCTCTCGGTGCGATTACCGCGGTGCGGGCTGTATTGCCGGGCATGATTGAAAAGGGCAATGGCGGATTGCTTTTTACATCTGCTGCTTCAGCTATAGAGCCAGTGCCATTTAGCTCAAACTTCGCAATGGCTCAAAGCGGAATACGCAGTTATGCGCATTCACTCCACCGTACTCTGAAAAAAGACGGTGTCTATGCAGGTATGATGCTTATATCTGGCCTTGTTGACAAGGGAGACGGTTCCCTGCAGGAACCAAAAGCACCGCCGCCGCCTACGCCTGAGTCCTCGATGCCGCTTATATCAGCATATAGCATTGCCGAATCGTTTTGGGATATGTACACCAAAAGGGATCGCATAGATCAGATAGTAGGTGACTTTGGACTGATCGAACGCATATGGGCACACAATACCGGACATTAAATAAGGTAATTTCCATGACTGAAAAAAAAGAAAAAGTTGTTGTTCTTGGGGCAAGTCCCAAGGAGGAACGTTATTCAAATCAAGCTGTTCTCCTGCTTGCGAAATACGGTCACCAGGTAATACCCGTGAATCCAGCATTTGATAATATCGGAGGGCTTCCCACAGCTCACAAGCTCTCCGATATTAATGACACAATTGATACTATCACTTTATATGTTAACGAAAAAGTATCCGCTTCACAAAAAGATGATATTCTTGCGCTAAAACCAAAGCGTGTGATTTTTAACCCAGGCGCGGAAAATTCATCGCTTCGTGATAGTCTGAAAGAAAATGGAATCATCACGGAAGAAGCCTGCACGCTTGTGATGCTTAAAACAGGTCAGTTCTGAAACTTATCGCTATTGCTTTAATATATCTGGCCAAATTTATAAGTTAATCATTACGTTTATACGGCATGAGCACAGTTACAAGGGTGGTGGTTTATGGAGATGAACAACCTGTACAAACTCTTCTTCGGTTTTGAGAAAGAACCCTTCAGGTCTGATATACAAATCAATGAGATCCTGCAAACCCTACAACTAAGTGCTGCCAAAAGCCGTTTTGAATACAGCACGGGCCTTGGCGCCATTTATCTGATGACCGGTGAAATCGGCTCTATATAAATATTTGCTGATATGGCTTCAAATTAGAATTATATTAAATTGCCCTCGGAGAGTAAATCAGAATTATATATTTGAGCCACTTTCAAAACGTTTCAGTTTGGTCAAGCTCAAGGCGGGAGAAAATTTCAACCACAGGAATACATTTAGTATTTCTATGATTGAAATTTGAGCCCAACGCAGTGATCGGCCAAAATGGGACTTTTTGAAACTGGCTAATTTGAATTTATAAATAAGTAATAAAAGGCTACTATTAGTAATTTTGATAAAATTGATAATTTACTAAGGTAGGTTTTTGCACAAGTCTGCTGATACACTCTGATGACTGATTATGGCAAGCCATTGGCTAAAAAGGATTAACCTAAACAGGCTAATCCTTATCTTATTATGGCGGGGACGACGAGACTTGAACTCGCGACTTCCGGCGTGACAGGCCGGCGCTCTGACCAACTGAGCTACGCCCCCATTTTATCTTATTAATCTCAAAACAGAGAGTTGCTGGTAGGCGGAACAGGGCTTGAACCTGTGACCCTCGGCTTGTAAGGCCGATGCTCTCCCAGCTGAGCTACCCGCCCATGCAAAAATTCAACTCTTTTTAAGATTTGTATCTCAAGAAAGAAGCATTTAACAATATGTGTATGTATTGTCAAGTCCAAACTGATAAAAATACAAATTCAGTTTAAATTAAAGGAGCCCTTTGATTAATATCCTGGTTTTCTACAGGAATTGAAAGAGGTATATCATTATTTTTAAATAATTGTTCTCCTCTGTTAATAATCAAAGAATGTGAAAGTACCTCGTCCATGTGTTCAACAAGAATAATTTCAATTTCTTTAAGAACGCTTTGTGGTATTTCTTTTAAATCTTTTTCATTATCTTTTGGAACAATAACTTTTTTTATTC
This window harbors:
- a CDS encoding SDR family NAD(P)-dependent oxidoreductase: MSKTIMVIGAGPGVGLHVANRFGKEGFRAALISRTKANLDACVAKLKENGVEAEGFQADAGNLKGLASAIEKAQKNFGSIDVLEYSPATDPQLLATPLNITVENVRPHMEVALGAITAVRAVLPGMIEKGNGGLLFTSAASAIEPVPFSSNFAMAQSGIRSYAHSLHRTLKKDGVYAGMMLISGLVDKGDGSLQEPKAPPPPTPESSMPLISAYSIAESFWDMYTKRDRIDQIVGDFGLIERIWAHNTGH
- a CDS encoding outer membrane lipoprotein-sorting protein; protein product: MNIPKSLFIFLILFTFTTAQATDFDSFSPEEKGLAIAKEAKQRDEGFDNSEEILTMILKDRRGTERVRQMRILTLERKDDGDWTLSIFDEPADVKGTAMLTYSHGIESDDQWLYLPALKRVKRISSKNRSGRFMGSEFAFEDFSSFELEKFRYKFLNKEACDGEQCFVSEWIPAYEHSGYSKQIVWHDTNEYRIHKIDYYDRRNKLLKTLKLTKYKQYLDKYWRSMRMDMLNHQTEESTILKFSDYRFKIGLTKRDFDKNALKRAK
- a CDS encoding CoA-binding protein, encoding MTEKKEKVVVLGASPKEERYSNQAVLLLAKYGHQVIPVNPAFDNIGGLPTAHKLSDINDTIDTITLYVNEKVSASQKDDILALKPKRVIFNPGAENSSLRDSLKENGIITEEACTLVMLKTGQF